A region of Fibrobacter succinogenes subsp. succinogenes S85 DNA encodes the following proteins:
- a CDS encoding FtsK/SpoIIIE family DNA translocase: protein MAAQKKKTVKKTKKPKVEPKAENQVPDSYFVTMMVGYFVMLAGIVLLLGCVTLSIAGAKGNWLGDYFGAMFPEFMTFLFGRVAVVVFTAALVLWGLFIAIASLRPKLLRFAVGASLLVVDLSFLMSLKNFGVRGVTNDAISMNGGVLGQFFLQNLAIPVFGRTSYVAPLILLLVALAMILVLSFGVRPRHFRFIPQTMRYVCGVFGQRRSLGKVEIETLDFPDVNPEKKAAEKKTLRRGVVMEDETMIFVPDSVKMRRRGKVEPFNARHNWLTDDLDVNRSEMQTQVGDSFGLPQYAAGNVPGNAVPENVAANAPVANVANASAGATLGGADEDGAYEDPEIRRLEEELRLNERHMNALQILEIKERIGALRRARDLIDWEKGHKGRMQVKGDVRRTAGSETVGAAIAGNAGGNVSPKSTKPMTVTTPRVAKPSGGEVKSSTSANTIVCDATLSDSVETRAAIHAEELLGGDGAYVEDFPGSPAVDDDETFAPVVVGADEVGEDPTFGSDFGGNARPASKPAVHSAPIPVAPTASYDEYKIPEIAKILDTHEAQTADYTEEELNAIGKMLEEKLENFKVKGRVIGCETGPMITRFEVEPGPGVKVSRFSALQEDLALPLKVSSIRILAPIPGKAAVGVEIPNRKFQTVFCRDVFMSEKFKPAHDKILVALGKDITGESFTMDLAKAPHLLIAGQTGSGKSVCINALMASMLFSKTPDELRMILVDPKAVELKMYENIPHLLAPVITKPEIAIQALQWLCYEMDRRTEVLASAKVRNIGGFNAKFEAGELPDEVPEEDRGHRMAFIVVIIDEMADLMMVAGKEIEKSVARLAAKARAVGIHLVLATQRPSVKVITGIIKANLPTRISFKVASQIDARTVMDHAGAEKLLGRGDMLYKAVNDPDPVRVHGAFLSDEEAERLADACSDQNVFYPQVESFDVSGGEEGDEEGGGSLKNEKLDKLLFEVAQWAISVNGLSTSAVQRHFSVGYSRAGKIVDQLYGLGVCGPSKGNSKPRAMLIGMDELMQLERSGRFG from the coding sequence TTGGCTGCACAAAAGAAAAAAACTGTTAAGAAAACAAAAAAGCCTAAAGTAGAACCGAAGGCCGAAAATCAGGTGCCTGATTCGTATTTTGTGACGATGATGGTCGGCTATTTTGTGATGCTGGCCGGTATTGTGCTTTTGCTTGGGTGCGTGACACTCTCTATCGCAGGCGCGAAAGGTAACTGGCTTGGGGATTATTTTGGTGCAATGTTCCCGGAATTTATGACGTTCCTGTTTGGGCGTGTCGCTGTGGTTGTGTTTACGGCGGCTCTTGTCCTGTGGGGGCTTTTTATTGCTATTGCGTCGCTTCGACCGAAATTGTTGCGTTTTGCAGTGGGGGCGAGCTTGCTCGTCGTGGATTTGTCATTCCTGATGTCGCTCAAGAATTTTGGCGTGAGGGGGGTGACGAATGATGCGATTTCGATGAATGGGGGCGTTTTAGGTCAGTTCTTCTTGCAGAACTTGGCGATTCCTGTTTTCGGGCGTACTTCGTATGTGGCTCCATTGATTTTGCTTTTGGTGGCGCTTGCGATGATTTTAGTGCTTTCGTTTGGCGTGCGTCCGAGGCATTTTAGGTTTATTCCGCAGACGATGCGTTACGTGTGTGGTGTTTTTGGACAGCGCCGTTCGTTGGGCAAGGTTGAGATTGAAACGCTTGATTTCCCTGATGTCAATCCCGAGAAGAAAGCTGCTGAGAAAAAGACGCTCCGCCGTGGCGTGGTGATGGAAGACGAGACGATGATTTTTGTCCCGGATTCCGTGAAGATGCGCAGGCGTGGGAAGGTCGAACCGTTTAACGCTCGCCATAACTGGCTTACGGACGATTTGGATGTGAATCGTTCGGAAATGCAGACGCAGGTGGGCGACTCGTTTGGTTTGCCTCAGTATGCGGCGGGGAATGTTCCGGGTAACGCGGTGCCTGAAAATGTGGCGGCGAATGCGCCGGTTGCGAATGTTGCGAACGCATCTGCGGGGGCAACGCTTGGCGGTGCGGACGAAGATGGTGCCTACGAGGATCCGGAAATTCGTCGTTTGGAAGAAGAACTCCGCTTGAACGAACGCCACATGAATGCACTCCAGATTCTGGAAATCAAGGAACGCATCGGTGCGCTTCGCCGTGCTCGCGATTTGATTGACTGGGAAAAGGGCCATAAGGGTCGTATGCAGGTGAAGGGCGATGTGCGCCGTACGGCGGGCTCTGAAACTGTTGGGGCAGCTATTGCTGGTAATGCTGGCGGAAATGTTTCGCCGAAATCTACTAAGCCGATGACCGTAACAACTCCGAGGGTGGCAAAGCCTTCGGGTGGTGAAGTGAAATCTTCGACAAGTGCCAATACGATTGTCTGTGACGCAACGCTTTCGGATTCTGTGGAAACTCGCGCGGCTATCCATGCCGAAGAGCTTTTGGGCGGCGATGGCGCCTACGTAGAAGATTTCCCGGGAAGCCCGGCGGTTGATGATGACGAAACGTTTGCTCCGGTAGTTGTCGGTGCTGATGAAGTGGGCGAGGACCCGACCTTTGGATCTGATTTTGGTGGAAATGCGCGCCCGGCATCTAAACCGGCTGTTCATTCTGCTCCGATTCCTGTGGCTCCGACGGCGTCTTACGACGAATACAAGATTCCTGAAATCGCAAAGATTCTTGACACGCACGAAGCGCAGACTGCGGATTACACCGAAGAAGAGCTTAATGCCATCGGTAAGATGCTCGAAGAAAAGCTTGAAAACTTCAAGGTCAAGGGTCGTGTAATTGGTTGCGAAACGGGCCCGATGATTACTCGTTTTGAAGTGGAACCGGGCCCGGGCGTGAAGGTGAGCCGCTTCTCGGCATTGCAAGAAGACTTGGCGCTCCCGCTCAAGGTCTCGTCCATTCGCATCTTGGCGCCGATTCCTGGCAAGGCTGCAGTGGGTGTGGAAATCCCGAATCGCAAGTTCCAGACAGTGTTCTGCCGCGATGTGTTCATGAGCGAAAAGTTCAAGCCCGCGCATGACAAGATTCTCGTGGCGCTAGGGAAGGACATCACGGGTGAATCGTTTACGATGGACTTGGCAAAGGCACCGCACTTGCTGATTGCCGGTCAGACGGGTTCCGGTAAGTCTGTTTGCATTAACGCGCTCATGGCATCGATGCTTTTCAGCAAGACTCCTGACGAACTCCGCATGATTCTTGTGGACCCGAAGGCGGTGGAACTCAAGATGTACGAAAACATCCCGCACCTCTTGGCGCCTGTCATCACGAAGCCCGAAATTGCTATCCAGGCGCTCCAGTGGCTCTGCTACGAGATGGACCGCCGTACTGAAGTTTTGGCATCTGCAAAGGTGCGTAACATCGGTGGCTTTAACGCAAAGTTCGAAGCGGGTGAATTGCCGGATGAAGTTCCTGAAGAAGATCGTGGCCACCGCATGGCGTTTATCGTTGTGATTATCGACGAAATGGCGGACCTCATGATGGTTGCGGGCAAGGAAATCGAAAAGTCTGTGGCTCGCTTGGCGGCTAAGGCTCGTGCCGTGGGCATCCACTTGGTGCTTGCCACGCAGCGCCCGTCTGTGAAGGTCATTACGGGTATCATCAAAGCGAACTTGCCGACTCGTATTAGCTTCAAGGTGGCATCTCAGATTGACGCCCGCACGGTGATGGACCATGCCGGTGCCGAAAAGCTCCTTGGCCGTGGTGACATGCTTTACAAGGCCGTGAACGATCCTGATCCGGTGCGCGTACACGGTGCATTCCTCAGCGACGAAGAAGCCGAACGCTTGGCCGACGCCTGCTCTGATCAGAATGTGTTCTACCCGCAGGTGGAATCGTTCGATGTCTCGGGCGGCGAAGAAGGCGATGAAGAAGGCGGTGGATCTCTCAAAAACGAAAAACTTGACAAGCTCTTGTTTGAAGTTGCGCAATGGGCTATTAGCGTGAACGGTCTTTCGACCTCTGCGGTACAGCGCCACTTTAGCGTGGGGTACAGCCGTGCGGGGAAGATTGTGGACCAGCTTTATGGCCTTGGCGTGTGCGGCCCGAGCAAGGGCAACTCGAAACCGCGTGCCATGCTTATCGGAATGGACGAACTTATGCAGCTCGAACGTTCCGGAAGATTCGGCTAG
- a CDS encoding AMP-binding protein — MKKLFSEQKEIKSLSAYFDKLDLFSERIAVVDHDGERNTTYRQFYENSKKVNAYLRKKGIGSEDSVAIHVPRGMEYMAIRVGVIMAGAAWVSLEDMMGVERIAFVKKDCNCKLEFTMQYWEEAMKEVPCAEIKTAKPHDLAFYIYTSGSTGKPKGLAQEYGIYKNLIEGCCGFMEPYSNPPSRFAHVIPESYVGGVYITMGELFVGNTVHVLSFNFLRDIKDLARYFAINGIDTTFMTPHFLRAMLKMPGFTLRAGFTGGEIVSDIYSPEFDIVNIYGSSEFGYTSCLFTLDKSYRNTPIGYATCNSDIVLIDEDGNEADEGVFCIALPFFRRYNKDSEKDQFILHNGKNYFKTSDYAKKDSDGKYTILGRIDNMVKINGNRVDPSEIESAAKSALSLEFCVVKAFAKNGLVRLGLYYKDEKEIDVAEAAKKLESYLPIFMIPSFFVKLDEIPFNANGKVDKLALKEPDNPEDLCYVVPENELQKKICDLFEKVLDVDRKIGIDDDFFFLGGDSIRAMELVSESRDVVESFSFKFVYGGRTPRKIAELVQRQKAENHFQKVPAFLSGVLERKGVPVNEMQLNFLNLDFKHPGTTMLNLAYKFKLSDEIGLDKFSAALSKEIAARPVLSSVIEKRGPEFYIRKPADNSHEIPVEEMNARELKIAEEEISRPFNLDGSPLFRCRLVRSKNEKFLLLCVYHTVCDGLSLQHFLKDLSRVYHGDEPSKDYFYPLLQKDYELRNSMTFEEDREFFISRYRKENYDAIPRVDFDLKENVDGQIAKPFPFSKNEVKEFCEKIKIGENAFYCAAFALSVCQYNNSKLVRFGWVWNGRNDVESMNSVGVLIREIPIAFSMEKEKSPRVYLENAQKQIEEGINHASLSYCLDEWFMRKNGAATVIFQNDVYDYRVIDGIISGVEGIFSDKYPTACESPLDLEIIESPETFEALFDYNGALYKPESMEKFAEIFVQNCEKLLKEM, encoded by the coding sequence GTGAAAAAGTTGTTTTCAGAACAAAAAGAAATAAAAAGTCTTTCCGCTTATTTTGATAAGTTAGACCTCTTTTCTGAACGAATTGCCGTTGTCGACCATGACGGCGAACGGAATACGACATATCGGCAATTCTATGAAAACAGCAAGAAGGTGAACGCCTACCTTCGTAAAAAAGGGATTGGGAGTGAAGATTCGGTTGCAATCCATGTCCCGCGCGGAATGGAATACATGGCTATTCGTGTGGGAGTCATTATGGCGGGGGCTGCCTGGGTCTCGCTAGAAGATATGATGGGGGTTGAACGTATTGCCTTTGTCAAGAAAGACTGTAATTGCAAACTCGAATTCACCATGCAATACTGGGAAGAGGCGATGAAGGAAGTTCCCTGTGCCGAAATAAAAACAGCTAAGCCTCATGATCTTGCCTTTTACATTTACACCTCGGGCAGTACAGGAAAACCCAAGGGCTTGGCCCAGGAATACGGAATTTATAAAAATTTGATTGAAGGATGCTGTGGGTTCATGGAACCATATTCCAATCCGCCATCCCGGTTTGCGCATGTGATTCCTGAAAGTTATGTGGGCGGCGTCTATATTACCATGGGTGAATTGTTTGTCGGAAATACAGTCCATGTTCTGTCTTTTAATTTTCTTAGGGATATAAAAGACCTTGCTCGGTATTTTGCAATAAACGGAATTGACACGACCTTTATGACTCCGCATTTCTTAAGGGCGATGCTGAAAATGCCTGGCTTTACGCTTAGGGCGGGTTTTACAGGCGGTGAAATTGTTTCTGATATTTATTCTCCTGAGTTTGATATAGTCAATATTTACGGCTCAAGTGAATTTGGGTACACCTCATGCCTTTTTACGCTGGATAAAAGCTACCGCAATACGCCCATTGGTTATGCCACCTGCAATTCAGATATTGTCTTGATTGACGAAGATGGAAACGAAGCGGACGAGGGTGTTTTCTGTATTGCGCTTCCGTTTTTCAGAAGGTACAATAAGGATTCCGAAAAAGACCAGTTCATTTTGCATAATGGGAAAAATTATTTTAAAACATCCGATTACGCCAAAAAAGACTCTGACGGAAAATACACCATTCTAGGTCGCATCGACAATATGGTGAAAATCAACGGGAACCGAGTTGATCCTTCCGAGATTGAATCAGCCGCAAAATCGGCATTGTCGCTTGAATTCTGCGTTGTAAAGGCTTTTGCAAAAAACGGCTTAGTAAGGCTCGGACTTTATTATAAAGATGAAAAAGAAATAGATGTTGCCGAAGCCGCTAAAAAATTGGAATCTTATCTTCCGATATTTATGATTCCCTCGTTTTTTGTCAAGCTGGATGAAATTCCTTTCAATGCGAATGGCAAGGTGGACAAGCTAGCCCTAAAAGAACCGGATAATCCTGAAGACTTGTGCTACGTTGTACCGGAAAATGAATTGCAGAAAAAAATATGCGACCTTTTTGAGAAAGTCCTTGATGTAGACCGCAAAATAGGAATCGATGACGACTTTTTCTTTTTAGGCGGAGACTCTATACGCGCAATGGAACTTGTATCAGAAAGCCGCGATGTTGTAGAATCATTTTCTTTTAAGTTTGTCTATGGCGGACGAACTCCGCGTAAAATTGCAGAACTTGTTCAAAGGCAAAAAGCAGAAAATCATTTTCAAAAAGTTCCTGCTTTTTTGAGTGGTGTGCTTGAAAGAAAGGGCGTTCCTGTAAACGAGATGCAACTGAATTTCCTGAATCTTGATTTCAAGCATCCAGGAACAACAATGTTGAATCTTGCCTATAAGTTTAAACTTTCGGACGAAATTGGTTTGGATAAGTTTTCTGCCGCCCTTTCAAAGGAAATTGCGGCCCGTCCTGTTTTGTCCAGTGTCATTGAAAAACGGGGACCCGAGTTTTATATTCGAAAACCCGCAGACAATTCCCACGAAATTCCTGTTGAGGAAATGAATGCCAGAGAACTGAAGATTGCCGAAGAAGAAATTTCCCGCCCGTTCAATTTAGACGGCTCTCCTCTTTTCAGATGTCGCCTTGTCCGTTCAAAAAACGAAAAATTTCTTCTTTTATGTGTTTATCATACTGTTTGTGATGGCCTTTCGTTACAGCATTTTTTGAAAGATCTCTCCCGTGTTTACCATGGAGATGAACCCTCCAAGGATTATTTTTATCCGCTTCTTCAAAAGGATTACGAACTGAGAAACTCAATGACATTTGAAGAAGATAGGGAATTCTTTATATCCCGCTACAGAAAAGAGAATTATGACGCCATTCCAAGGGTTGATTTTGATTTGAAAGAAAATGTAGATGGTCAAATCGCAAAGCCCTTTCCGTTCTCAAAAAATGAAGTGAAAGAATTCTGCGAAAAAATAAAAATAGGAGAGAATGCGTTTTATTGTGCCGCTTTTGCGTTGTCGGTTTGCCAGTACAACAATTCCAAATTAGTTCGGTTCGGTTGGGTTTGGAACGGCAGGAACGATGTAGAATCCATGAATTCGGTAGGCGTTCTTATTCGCGAGATTCCTATTGCTTTTTCGATGGAAAAAGAAAAAAGCCCTCGCGTGTATTTGGAAAATGCACAAAAACAGATTGAAGAAGGGATAAATCATGCGAGCCTTTCGTATTGCTTGGACGAATGGTTTATGCGAAAAAACGGGGCTGCAACGGTCATATTCCAAAACGATGTTTATGATTATCGTGTTATAGATGGAATTATAAGTGGTGTGGAGGGAATCTTTTCGGATAAGTATCCTACAGCCTGCGAAAGTCCGCTGGATTTAGAAATTATTGAAAGTCCTGAAACTTTTGAGGCTCTTTTTGATTACAATGGTGCGTTGTATAAACCAGAAAGCATGGAAAAATTTGCCGAGATATTCGTTCAAAATTGTGAAAAACTACTGAAGGAGATGTAA
- a CDS encoding STAS domain-containing protein encodes MEIRSNLNGDELKVELSGELNAVTAPELSTYLAPHLEKIKSLVFDFKECDFVSSAGIRVLLSSFKTLKKNQGNMRLENVGPNFKDVLEATGLDVAFGIL; translated from the coding sequence ATGGAAATCAGGTCAAACTTAAATGGCGATGAATTGAAAGTAGAACTTTCGGGGGAGTTGAATGCGGTGACGGCTCCAGAGCTTTCGACATACCTTGCTCCGCATCTCGAAAAGATAAAGTCCCTTGTTTTTGATTTCAAGGAGTGCGACTTTGTTTCGTCGGCAGGAATCCGCGTGTTGCTTTCTTCTTTCAAGACTTTGAAAAAGAATCAGGGCAATATGCGACTAGAAAATGTGGGCCCGAATTTTAAGGACGTTCTCGAAGCGACCGGGCTAGATGTGGCGTTTGGAATTTTGTAA
- a CDS encoding MATE family efflux transporter: MFKTFLSRKFFSLLLSSTIGQLVITVLTLSDSMIAGVMLGEDAVAAICLVVPAYSLAGFWGCLVALGVPIIYNRAMGEFDKKKADRCFAFGLFMSLLMGVILFVTFMVIGDAYLRFYEPSSIVFGAAKDYFFWYKFTFLLLPLYTLMYVMVLADGDETLSMVSGIVQIVGNIVCSIVLVKFIGIAGIGLGSFIGTVAAILVSFAHLLRQGNSLKLGFYFSFRWLIDVVKYSAVDAGSYLFLAFYIAVMNRFITFAYGPEMLVLGAIVLFIKEIQVLFDGVGESFSPLMNIYLGEESYDAVKKCYRLSQKTAVVEGLALTLLLLLLAPYVVKLYDISDPLMFSYAVGGARIEVLGLVFLSLLYLLSSYYLLIDKIKLGFMMSALRDVLVVTPVCVFLGYFFGVYGMFAGIAVSPVLAYVISVLYIRIRYGAENYPLLLADKLKGFKHKFYELKLDPASIVKTQQQAEKFLCENGVDRKIVSKVKLLIEDIYMLIYEKNGADKAVYAECTVIIRETGVQIITKDDGILFDLSSDDVIAGSIVEFMVSGYMEKLKENKKYLTTMSYNRNTFKVNNEVRV, from the coding sequence ATGTTCAAGACATTTCTTTCAAGAAAGTTTTTTTCGCTCTTGCTATCGAGTACAATTGGTCAACTCGTTATTACGGTGCTGACCCTTTCAGACTCGATGATTGCTGGTGTAATGCTCGGTGAAGATGCCGTTGCTGCCATTTGCCTAGTTGTCCCAGCTTATTCGTTGGCTGGTTTTTGGGGATGTCTGGTTGCCTTGGGTGTCCCCATTATTTATAACCGGGCCATGGGAGAGTTTGACAAGAAAAAGGCCGATCGTTGTTTTGCGTTTGGTTTATTTATGTCTCTCTTGATGGGAGTAATTCTGTTTGTCACCTTTATGGTAATCGGGGATGCTTATCTTCGCTTTTATGAACCGTCTTCAATTGTTTTCGGTGCGGCAAAGGATTATTTCTTTTGGTACAAGTTTACTTTTTTACTGTTGCCGCTTTATACTCTGATGTATGTGATGGTCCTTGCCGATGGCGATGAAACATTGTCAATGGTTTCAGGAATCGTGCAGATTGTAGGGAACATCGTCTGCTCAATTGTTCTTGTAAAATTTATCGGTATTGCGGGAATTGGACTTGGCTCGTTTATTGGAACCGTTGCGGCGATACTCGTTTCTTTTGCACATCTTCTTCGTCAAGGCAATTCGCTAAAGCTTGGCTTTTACTTCTCGTTTAGGTGGCTTATCGATGTTGTAAAATATAGCGCGGTTGATGCGGGCTCCTATCTTTTTTTGGCGTTTTACATTGCTGTGATGAACCGTTTTATCACCTTCGCTTATGGTCCCGAAATGCTTGTGCTTGGTGCTATAGTCCTTTTTATAAAAGAGATACAGGTCTTATTTGATGGTGTGGGGGAGTCATTTTCTCCGTTGATGAATATCTACTTGGGCGAAGAATCCTATGATGCCGTCAAAAAATGTTATCGCCTTTCTCAAAAAACAGCTGTTGTCGAAGGTCTTGCGTTGACGCTGTTGCTGCTTTTGTTGGCGCCCTATGTTGTGAAACTTTATGATATCTCTGATCCGTTGATGTTTTCTTATGCGGTTGGTGGTGCTCGAATTGAAGTTCTGGGGCTTGTATTCTTGAGCTTGTTATACCTGTTGAGCTCTTACTATTTGCTCATAGACAAGATTAAACTTGGATTTATGATGAGTGCGCTCCGGGATGTACTTGTGGTGACTCCGGTCTGTGTGTTTTTGGGGTATTTCTTTGGGGTGTATGGAATGTTTGCCGGTATCGCCGTTAGCCCAGTGTTGGCTTATGTGATATCGGTTCTATATATCCGCATTCGTTATGGAGCCGAAAATTATCCATTGCTGCTTGCGGATAAGCTGAAAGGCTTCAAACATAAATTTTACGAGTTGAAACTGGACCCGGCATCAATTGTTAAAACTCAGCAGCAGGCAGAAAAGTTCCTTTGTGAAAATGGGGTTGACCGTAAGATCGTCTCAAAGGTGAAGTTATTGATAGAAGACATTTATATGCTGATTTATGAAAAAAATGGTGCCGACAAAGCGGTCTATGCAGAGTGTACTGTTATTATTCGCGAAACGGGCGTACAGATTATAACCAAGGATGACGGTATATTGTTCGATTTGTCCAGTGACGATGTCATCGCCGGGTCAATTGTTGAATTTATGGTTTCGGGCTATATGGAAAAATTGAAGGAAAATAAAAAATACTTGACGACCATGAGCTATAACCGGAATACATTCAAGGTAAACAACGAGGTGCGAGTATGA
- a CDS encoding PP2C family protein-serine/threonine phosphatase yields MIQYGITETIFAELSLFSILLLLFLLYNNIALYKISIKDKLSIVLVTTIVLSIFEWIWHYVDGNANFRVLSYICADVYSVCLMIAVSMFTLFSLERFELNFNPKKLNALFFVTPTILTLLLCLTTPWTGLVYSVDEGGSIQYKELFDFFLVPVYFLYMLFSILLAIYYVIMHRKKKKEKVVYARNLLIFAVLTVCVQAFQTYIFRNDGNYLITSLSWAIGFVFFTTYVNTDRFVKNREKIAAVESDLAVATNIQLAALPAVENALPTHPEVCVSASMTTAKEVGGDFYDFFEIDDTHVCFVIADVSGKGVPAALFMMVVKTMIRDHASMKLSTAEIFNDVNRLLCENNAEEMFATAWIGILDTKTKIMKCTNAGHNAVCFAKKDGKFEFLRQRHGVFLAGFDTTQYKEAEIQLESGDCLFLYTDGLTEAHNASSELYGEERLLEKLNSIEIRGGEKFLREISDDVNVFSEGTDPFDDLTMMVLKVD; encoded by the coding sequence ATGATTCAATATGGCATTACGGAAACCATTTTTGCTGAATTGTCCCTGTTTTCAATATTGTTGCTTTTATTCTTGCTGTATAACAATATAGCTCTGTATAAAATAAGTATTAAAGATAAACTTTCTATTGTCCTTGTGACGACAATCGTATTGTCTATATTTGAATGGATTTGGCACTATGTAGATGGAAATGCGAATTTTCGAGTGCTGAGCTATATTTGTGCTGATGTTTACTCCGTCTGTTTGATGATTGCTGTATCGATGTTTACGCTGTTCAGCCTGGAACGTTTTGAACTGAATTTTAATCCAAAAAAATTGAATGCTTTATTTTTTGTAACACCTACTATTTTGACTCTTCTTTTGTGCCTCACAACGCCTTGGACTGGTTTAGTGTATTCCGTTGATGAGGGCGGATCAATTCAGTATAAGGAATTGTTTGACTTCTTTCTTGTCCCTGTATATTTTCTTTATATGTTATTTTCAATTTTGCTAGCAATTTACTATGTGATAATGCATCGAAAAAAGAAAAAAGAGAAAGTGGTTTATGCAAGAAACCTGTTGATATTTGCTGTATTGACAGTGTGTGTCCAGGCTTTTCAGACCTATATTTTTAGAAATGATGGAAATTATTTGATAACAAGTCTTTCTTGGGCGATAGGCTTTGTATTCTTTACGACGTACGTGAATACGGATCGATTTGTTAAAAATCGTGAAAAAATTGCTGCCGTAGAATCGGATTTGGCTGTCGCTACAAATATCCAGTTGGCAGCCCTTCCTGCGGTAGAAAATGCCTTGCCGACGCACCCTGAGGTCTGTGTTTCTGCATCCATGACTACAGCAAAAGAAGTGGGTGGGGATTTCTATGATTTCTTTGAAATTGATGATACTCATGTTTGCTTTGTCATTGCCGATGTTTCGGGCAAGGGCGTTCCTGCGGCGTTGTTCATGATGGTGGTGAAGACCATGATCCGTGACCATGCTTCCATGAAGCTTTCTACGGCGGAAATCTTCAATGATGTGAACCGCCTCTTGTGCGAAAACAATGCCGAAGAAATGTTTGCGACCGCCTGGATTGGTATTCTCGATACTAAAACCAAAATCATGAAATGCACCAATGCAGGGCATAATGCCGTGTGCTTTGCCAAAAAAGACGGCAAGTTCGAGTTCCTAAGGCAACGCCATGGTGTGTTCCTTGCCGGTTTTGACACTACGCAATATAAAGAAGCCGAAATTCAGCTTGAAAGCGGGGATTGTTTGTTCCTCTATACCGATGGTCTTACCGAGGCTCACAATGCGTCCTCTGAACTTTACGGCGAAGAACGGCTTTTAGAAAAATTAAATTCCATTGAAATTCGTGGCGGTGAAAAATTCTTGAGGGAAATCTCGGATGACGTGAATGTATTCTCTGAAGGAACAGATCCCTTTGATGACCTTACAATGATGGTCCTCAAGGTGGACTAA
- the ispE gene encoding 4-(cytidine 5'-diphospho)-2-C-methyl-D-erythritol kinase — MKEYAPAKINLFLDVIRKREDGYHDLGTVFQTIDAGDTVEATLREDGELHLTYNEPQNYPLESDLVFKAAKALKEFAKCNLGADIHLTKVMPLGAGLGGGSADAAATLRLLNRLWNLNLPFETLESIGARLGADVPFLVRGGTAFAEGIGERLTFVEPLDLPEGAALLIATPLDSVPTKDAYAGVPKSGPDRWEQYKAAWKSQVRVALCGEPVAEPVSANDTFVLLVNPDLCFNAFEISVFPTHPLVAEMKQKFIELGADVALMSGSGASVFGIFKTKELAEKAAAALKPISRYQTVTKFWHR; from the coding sequence ATGAAAGAATACGCTCCTGCAAAAATCAATTTGTTTTTAGATGTAATCCGCAAGCGTGAAGACGGTTATCACGATTTGGGAACGGTCTTCCAGACTATTGACGCTGGCGATACGGTCGAAGCGACACTTCGCGAAGATGGCGAACTCCACCTGACGTACAACGAACCGCAGAACTATCCGCTGGAATCCGACCTCGTGTTCAAGGCTGCGAAAGCGCTCAAGGAATTTGCAAAGTGCAACCTTGGTGCGGACATCCACCTCACGAAGGTGATGCCGTTGGGGGCAGGACTTGGTGGTGGAAGTGCCGATGCCGCCGCGACGCTCCGTTTGCTCAATCGCTTGTGGAACTTGAACCTCCCGTTCGAAACTTTGGAATCCATCGGTGCCCGTCTTGGTGCTGATGTGCCGTTCCTCGTTCGAGGCGGAACCGCCTTTGCTGAAGGTATCGGTGAACGTTTGACGTTTGTGGAACCGCTCGACCTCCCGGAAGGGGCTGCACTCCTCATTGCGACTCCGCTTGATTCTGTGCCGACGAAGGATGCCTATGCGGGGGTCCCGAAGTCTGGCCCAGACCGTTGGGAACAGTACAAGGCGGCGTGGAAATCTCAGGTGCGGGTCGCGTTGTGTGGTGAGCCTGTTGCAGAGCCTGTTTCTGCCAACGACACGTTTGTGCTGTTGGTCAATCCGGATCTTTGCTTCAATGCGTTTGAAATCTCCGTGTTCCCGACGCACCCGCTTGTCGCCGAAATGAAGCAAAAGTTCATTGAACTGGGGGCTGATGTTGCTTTGATGTCGGGATCCGGGGCTTCCGTTTTCGGAATTTTCAAGACCAAGGAACTTGCAGAAAAGGCTGCCGCCGCTCTGAAGCCGATTTCCCGCTACCAGACCGTCACCAAATTCTGGCATAGGTAG